The proteins below come from a single Cannabis sativa cultivar Pink pepper isolate KNU-18-1 chromosome 3, ASM2916894v1, whole genome shotgun sequence genomic window:
- the LOC133035923 gene encoding uncharacterized protein LOC133035923, whose product MPVGMNNTNNVLIPKKKNPEQMSELRPISLCNVIAKVITKVLANRMKGLLSEVISKHQSAFIPGRLITDNIMVSFEILHYLQRKQVGKDGFMALKLDLSKAYDRVDWHFLCAMLARLGFADKWIRLIFGCLSSVQYQIVSSGRTMGPIVPSRGLRYGDPISPYLFLVCVEAFPALTRKFEERKWLHGCKVANGAPSVSHMLFADDSFLYCKATNGEMNRVLQLLRMFAIATGQRVNFGKSSSFFRTNTSVDLRRAICDIERAITKFWWRSNKNKGIHWLSWDQLTKPKSNGGMGFCDLRDLNLALLDKQGWRLLTCGDSSMGQIYKARYFSSGSFLTSTLGSNPSYIWQSVFEAKELVRAGVRRSCGEVLAEMLTARDRALVWKIPLSSHMSTDLRYWLHDASGVFTVRSAYSLLQSMKTSRDIPDNSGIWRLLWQLQLPPKVLNFLWRASTNSLPTRLNLSTKHVPIAVMCSFCLATPETTMHVLAQCSFAKSFWSKVPICSGA is encoded by the exons ATGCCGGTGGGGATGAATAATACGAATAATGTGCTAATCCCAAAAAAGAAGAACCCTGAGCAAATGAGTGAGCTGCGCCCAATTTCTCTCTGCAATGTCATTGCCAAAGTTATTACTAAGGTTCTTGCTAACAGAATGAAGGGATTACTGTCTGAGGTTATCTCCAAACATCAAAGTGCTTTTATCCCTGGCAGGTTAATTACGGATAATATTATGGTCTCTTTCGAAATTCTACATTATCTTCAGCGGAAGCAGGTGGGCAAGGATGGTTTTATGGCGTTGAAATTGGATTTAAGTAAAGCTTATGATAGAGTGGATTGGCATTTCTTGTGTGCTATGCTTGCTCGGTTGGGATTCGCTGATAAGTGGATTCGGCTTATTTTTGGATGCTTGTCCTCGGTGCAGTACCAGATTGTGAGTAGTGGCCGAACTATGGGTCCTATTGTGCCTAGTAGAGGCCTTCGATATGGAGACCCTATAtcaccttatctttttttgGTATGTGTCGAAGCTTTTCCTGCTCTTACTCGCAAGTTTGAAGAGAGGAAGTGGCTGCATGGTTGTAAAGTGGCTAATGGAGCGCCTAGTGTCTCTCATATGCTCTTTGCAGATGACAGCTTTCTGTATTGTAAGGCGACCAATGGCGAGATGAATCGGGTTCTTCAGTTGCTTAGGATGTTTGCTATTGCAACGGGACAACGTGTTAATTTTGGGAAGTCTTCGTCCTTTTTTAGAACTAATACTTCAGTTGATTTGCGGCGGGCCAtttgt GACATTGAGCGAGCTATTACCAAGTTTTGGTGGAGGTCGAACAAGAATAAGGGCATCCACTGGCTAAGCTGGGACCAGCTTACGAAACCCAAAAGCAATGGTGGTATGGGATTTTGTGATTTAAGGGACTTAAACTTAGCTCTACTGGATAAGCAAGGATGGAGGCTTTTGACTTGTGGGGATAGTTCGATGGGGCAAATTTACAAAGCTAGATACTTTTCGTCAGGGTCTTTTCTTACATCGACCTTGGGGAGTAATCCTAGTTATATTTGGCAGAGTGTGTTTGAGGCTAAGGAGTTAGTTCGGGCTGGGGTTCGGCG GTCTTGTGGGGAAGTATTGGCTGAGATGCTCACTGCTAGAGATCGAGCTTTGGTGTGGAAGATTCCGCTCAGTAGTCATATGAGTACGGATTTGCGGTACTGGTTACATGATGCATCAGGAGTTTTCACTGTTAGGAGTGCATATTCTCTGCTTCAATCGATGAAAACCAGCAGAGATATTCCAGATAACTCTGGAATTTGGCGGCTCTTATGGCAGTTGCAGCTCCCTCCAAAGGTTCTTAATTTTCTATGGAGAGCTTCTACCAATAGTCTCCCTACTCGGTTGAATCTTTCCACAAAGCATGTTCCAATTGCTGTAATGTGTTCGTTCTGCCTTGCTACCCCTGAGACGACTATGCATGTGCTGGCGCAGTGTTCTTTTGCTAAAAGTTTCTGGAGCAAGGTTCCAATCTGTAGTGGCGCCTGA